One part of the Carassius gibelio isolate Cgi1373 ecotype wild population from Czech Republic chromosome B6, carGib1.2-hapl.c, whole genome shotgun sequence genome encodes these proteins:
- the myh11a gene encoding myosin-11a isoform X3: MTKKTLSEDEKFLFTDRDFINSSVAQADWSAKKLVWIPSEKHGFESASIKEERGDEVLVELVDNGKKITVNKDDIQKMNPPKFSKVEDMAELTCLNEASVLHNLRERYYSGLIYTYSGLFCVVVNPYKMLPIYSEKIIDMYKGKKRHEVPPHIYSITDNAYRNMMQDREDQSILCTGESGAGKTENTKKVIQYLAVVASSHKGKKDTSAGELEKQLLQANPILEAFGNAKTIKNDNSSRFGKFIRINFDVTGFIVGANIETYLLEKSRCIRQAKTERAFHIFYYMVAGAKDKLREELLLENFSNYRFLSAGHVQIPGNQDDEMYEETMEAMDIMGFTVEERTDVLKVVSTVLQLGNIEFKKERNQEQATMPDNTAAQKVCHLQGINVTDFTRAILTPRIKVGREVVQKAQTKEQADFAIEALAKAMYERLFRWILLRVNKALDKTKRQGASFLGILDIAGFEIFEDNSFEQLCINYTNEKLQQLFNHTMFILEQEEYQREGIEWNFIDFGLDLQPCIELIERPNNPPGILALLDEECWFPKATDVSFVEKLCNTHVNHTKFAKPKQLKDKTEFSVFHYAGRVDYNSIAWLTKNMDPLNDNVTALLNNSSNPFVQDLWKDADRVVGLETIAKMSDSFAPGASKTKKGMFRTVGQLYKESLAKLMTTLHNTQPNFVRCIIPNHEKRAGKLEAHLVLEQLRCNGVLEGIRICRQGFPNRIVFQEFRQRYEVLAPSAIPKGFMDGKQACCLMIKHLDLDPNLYRIGQSKIFFRTGVLAQLEEERDLKITVIIIAFQAQARGFLARKAFAKRQQQLTAMKVIQRNCAAYLKLRNWQWWRLFTKVKPLLQVTRQEEEMSLKEEELHRAKESAQKFETELKDVSVKHAQLMDERNQLQEKLQAETELYAEAEEMRVRLASKKQELEEILHEMEARLEEEEDRGAALQLEKKKMHDQIKDLEEHLEEEEDARQKLQLEKVTCDAKIKKLEDDILMMEDHNNKLQKERKLLEERVADFSSNLAEEEEKSKNLTKLKNKHESMISELEVRLKKEEKTRQELEKAKRKLEGESNDLQEQIADLQAQIADLKAQLAKKEEELQAALARLEDETAQKNNALKKIRELEGHISDLQEDVESERAARNKAEKTKRDLGEELEALKSELEDTLDTTATQQELRAKREQEVTLLKKAMEEESRVHEAQVQEMRQKHTQAFEELTEQLEQSKRVKSNLEKAKQALEKETSELHVEIRSLTQSKQDVENKRKKVEGQLADLQSRFNDSERQKAELGDRVSKITVELESVTNLLNEAEGKNIKLNKDVASLTSQVQDTQELLAEETRQKLQFSTKLRQMEDDRNALQEQLEEESEAKRNVERQVSTLNIQLADFKKKLDEVSGNVELLEEGKKRLQRDLEAANTQFEEKAAAFDKLEKTKNRLQQELEDTLMDLDNQRQLVSNLEKKQKKFDQMLAEEKSISNKYADERDRAEAEAREKETKALSLAKALEEAQESREELERANKALRAEMEDLVSSKDDVGKSVHELEKSKRGLEAQVEEMKTQLEELEDELQAAEDAKLRLEVNMQALKAQFERDLQGRDEQGEEKKRQLIKQVRELETELEDERKQRTLIAASKKKMEGDIKDLEGQVETSNKGREEAIKQLRKLQAQMKDFQRELDDARAAREEVLSSAKESERKAKTLEAELLQMHEDLAAAERAKKQAEAERDELADELASNASGKSALADEKRRLEAKIQQLEEELEEEQGNMEMLNDKLRKSAQQVDQLTNELQAERTTSQKNESARQLMERQNKELKAKLQEMESQVKSKFKSSITALEAKVAQLEEQLEQESRDKQNTAKAVRQKDKKLKDLMLQVEDERKQAEQYKDQADKANARVKQLKRQLEESEEESQRITAARRKLQRELDEATEANDTMSREVTSLKSKLRRGNDPSSFSSTPRRTGGSRRGMIDSSDAAEDDADMQGDHNGTKSSE, encoded by the exons ATCGAGAGGACCAGTCTATTCTTTGCAC TGGAGAATCAGGTGCTGGGAAGACAGAAAACACCAAGAAAGTCATCCAGTATTTGGCTGTAGTGGCCTCGTCCCACAAAGGCAAGAAAGACACAAGCGCT GGTGAGCTGGAAAAGCAACTACTGCAGGCCAATCCAATTCTAGAGGCCTTTGGTAATGCCAAGACCATCAAGAATGACAACTCTTCCCGATTC GGCAAATTTATCCGCATTAACTTTGATGTGACAGGTTTCATAGTTGGAGCCAACATAGAGACCT ATCTGTTAGAGAAATCTCGTTGTATCAGACAAGCAAAAACTGAAAGAGCTTTCCACATCTTCTACTACATGGTAGCTGGAGCAAAGGACAAATTACGCG AGGAGCTTTTGCTTGAAAACTTCAGCAACTACCGTTTCCTCTCGGCTGGCCATGTCCAGATTCCAGGCAACCAGGATGATGAAATGTATGAAGAAACCATGGAGGCCATGGATATCATGGGCTTCACTGTTGAAGAAAGAACAG ATGTCCTCAAAGTTGTCTCAACTGTGCTTCAGTTGGGTAACATTGAGTTCAAAAAAGAGAGGAACCAGGAACAGGCTACCATGCCAGACAACACAG CCGCCCAGAAAGTTTGCCATCTCCAAGGCATTAATGTGACAGACTTCACAAGAGCCATTCTGACGCCACGCATTAAAGTGGGTCGTGAGGTTGTGCAGAAGGCCCAAACCAAAGAACAG GCTGATTTTGCCATTGAAGCTTTAGCTAAAGCCATGTATGAACGTTTGTTCCGTTGGATCCTTCTAAGAGTTAATAAGGCACTGGACAAGACAAAACGTCAAGGTGCCTCATTCCTTGGGATCTTGGACATTGCTGGCTTTGAGATCTTTGag GACAATTCCTTTGAGCAGCTCTGCATCAACTACACCAACGAGAAGCTTCAGCAGCTGTTCAACCACACCATGTTCATCCTGGAGCAGGAAGAGTACCAGCGTGAAGGCATCGAATGGAACTTTATTGACTTTGGGCTGGATCTGCAACCTTGCATCGAGCTCATTGAAAGGCCG AACAATCCTCCAGGCATCCTGGCTCTGCTGGATGAAGAGTGTTGGTTTCCAAAGGCAACAGATGTTTCCTTCGTGGAGAAACTTTGTAACACTCATGTTAATCATACTAAGTTTGCTAAACCTAAGCAACTGAAGGACAAGACGGAATTCTCTGTGTTTCACTATGCTGGACGG GTGGACTACAATTCCATAGCTTGGCTGACCAAGAACATGGACCCCTTAAATGACAACGTTACAGCGCTGCTCAATAATTCCTCCAATCCATTTGTGCAAGATCTGTGGAAAGATG CTGACCGTGTGGTTGGATTGGAAACCATTGCCAAAATGTCAGACAGCTTTGCACCTGGTGCCTCTAAGACCAAGAAGGGCATGTTCCGTACTGTGGGCCAGCTTTACAAAGAGTCTTTGGCCAAACTAATGACCACACTGCACAACACGCAGCCAAACTTTGTCCGTTGCATTATCCCTAACCATGAGAAACGG GCAGGAAAGTTGGAGGCCCACCTGGTGCTTGAACAGTTGAGATGCAATGGTGTGCTAGAGGGCATTCGTATCTGCCGCCAGGGATTCCCTAACAGAATTGTCTTCCAAGAGTTCAGACAGCG ATATGAGGTCTTGGCACCAAGTGCTATTCCAAAGGGTTTCATGGATGGCAAGCAAGCCTGCTGTCTGATG ATCAAGCACCTGGACCTGGACCCAAATCTGTACCGTATTGGTCAGAGCAAAATCTTCTTCCGCACAGGAGTCCTGGCCCAGCTTGAAGAGGAGCGTGACTTGAAGATCACAGTCATAATCATTGCCTTCCAGGCACAGGCCAGGGGATTCCTAGCTAGAAA GGCCTTTGCTAAGAGGCAGCAACAGCTAACAGCTATGAAGGTGATCCAGAGGAACTGTGCTGCTTATCTGAAACTCAGGAACTGGCAATGGTGGAGACTCTTCACCAAG GTGAAGCCTCTCCTCCAGGTGACACGCCAAGAAGAGGAGATGAGTCTAAAGGAGGAGGAGCTCCATAGAGCCAAAGAATCTGCTCAAAAATTTGAGACAGAGCTAAAAGACGTTTCAGTGAAACATGCACAG CTTATGGATGAAAGGAACCAGCTCCAGGAGAAGCTGCAGGCTGAGACAGAGCTCTACGCTGAGGCAGAGGAAATGAGAGTACGGTTAGCTAGCAAAAAGCAAGAACTTGAGGAGATCTTGCATGAGATGGAGGCCAggttggaggaggaggaggatcgTGGTGCAGCCTTACAACTGGAAAAGAAGAAAATGCACGATCAGATCAAA gaTCTTGAGGAACATCTTGAGGAGGAAGAAGATGCTCGTCAGAAGTTGCAACTGGAGAAGGTTACTTGTGATGCCAAGATCAAGAAGCTAGAAGATGATATCTTGATGATGGAGGACCACAACAACAAATTGCAGAAG GAGAGGAAGCTTCTAGAAGAAAGGGTAGCAGACTTTAGCTCAAACCttgctgaagaagaagaaaaatccaAAAACCTGACAAAGCTGAAGAATAAGCATGAGTCAATGATCTCAGAATTGGAGg TGCGCTTGAAGAAAGAGGAAAAGACTCGACAGGAGCTGGAAAAAGCCAAGAGAAAGTTGGAGGGTGAGTCAAATGACCTTCAGGAGCAGATTGCTGACCTTCAAGCTCAGATTGCTGATCTGAAAGCCCAGCTTGCTAAAAAAGAGGAGGAGCTTCAGGCTGCACTGGCACG ATTGGAGGATGAGACAGCTCAGAAAAACAATGCACTGAAGAAAATTAGAGAGCTGGAGGGACACATCTCAGATCTTCAGGAGGATGTAGAATCAGAGCGGGCTGCCCGGAATAAGGCTGAAAAAACCAAGAGAGACTTGGGAGAAGAGCTTGAAGCCCTCAAATCAGAGCTGGAGGACACACTGGACACCACAGCCACTCAGCAGGAGCTCAG GGCCAAACGTGAGCAGGAGGTGACTCTTTTGAAGAAAGCCATGGAGGAGGAGAGTCGTGTCCATGAGGCCCAGGTGCAGGAGATGAGACAGAAACATACCCAAGCTTTTGAGGAGCTTACAGAGCAGCTGGAGCAGTCCAAGAGA GTAAAGTCAAACCTGGAAAAAGCCAAGCAAGCTTTGGAGAAGGAAACATCAGAGCTCCATGTGGAGATCCGTTCTCTTACTCAGAGCAAACAGGATGTGGAAAACAAGAGGAAGAAGGTGGAAGGACAGCTTGCTGACCTGCAGTCTCGTTTCAATGATAGTGAGAGGCAGAAAGCCGAGCTGGGAGATCGGGTCTCTAAAATCACT GTGGAACTAGAGAGTGTTACCAACCTTCTTAATGAAGCAGAGGGGAAGAACATCAAACTTAACAAGGATGTGGCTAGCTTAACTTCTCAAGTGCAAGATACACAG GAGTTGCTGGCTGAAGAGACGAGACAAAAACTCCAGTTCTCCACCAAACTACGTCAAATGGAGGATGACCGTAATGCCCTTCAGGAGCAGCTTGAGGAAGAATCGGAAGCAAAGAGGAATGTGGAGAGGCAGGTTTCGACACTGAACATTCAG CTCGCTGACTTTAAGAAGAAGCTGGATGAGGTGTCAGGTAATGTTGAACTTTTAGAAGAAGGCAAGAAGCGGCTGCAGAGAGACCTGGAGGCTGCCAATACTCAGTTTGAGGAGAAGGCAGCAGCTTTCGACAAGCTTGAGAAGACCAAGAACAGACTGCAACAGGAGCTTGAGGACACGCTGATGGATTTGGACAACCAGAGACAGCTGGTGTCCAACCTTGAGAAGAAACAGAAGAAGTTTGATCAG ATGCTTGCTGAAGAGAAGAGCATCTCTAATAAGTATGCAGATGAGCGAGATCGCGCAGAGGCCGAGgccagagagaaagagaccaaAGCTCTTTCTTTAGCCAAAGCTCTTGAAGAAGCCCAAGAATCCCGTGAGGAGCTCGAAAGAGCCAATAAAGCCCTTCGTGCTGAAATGGAGGACCTGGTCAGCTCCAAAGATGATGTGGGCAAGAGT GTACATGAGCTTGAGAAGTCCAAACGTGGCCTGGAGGCTCAGGTAGAAGAGATGAAGACTCAGTTGGAAGAGCTGGAGGATGAATTACAGGCTGCAGAAGATGCCAAACTGCGCCTGGAAGTCAACATGCAGGCTCTGAAGGCCCAGTTTGAGCGAGATCTCCAGGGCAGAGATGAGCAAGGGGAGGAGAAGAAGAGGCAGTTGATCAAACAG GTGCGTGAGCTGGAAACTGAACTCGAAGATGAGCGTAAGCAAAGAACTCTAATAGCTGCTTCCAAGAAAAAAATGGAGGGAGACATAAAGGACCTTGAGGGCCAAGTTGAGACATCTAACAAGGGACGAGAAGAGGCGATCAAGCAGCTCCGCAAGCTCCAG GCTCAAATGAAAGACTTCCAAAGAGAGCTTGATGATGCTCGAGCTGCCAGGGAGGAAGTTTTATCCAGTGCCAAGGAGAGTGAGAGGAAGGCCAAGACTTTGGAGGCTGAACTTCTGCAGATGCATGAG GACTTGGCTGCAGCTGAGAGGGCTAAAAAGCAAGCTGAAGCTGAGAGAGATGAACTGGCTGACGAGTTGGCCAGCAATGCATCTGGAAA ATCTGCACTGGCTGATGAGAAGAGACGGTTGGAAGCGAAGATTCAACAGCTGGAGGAAGAGCTGGAGGAGGAGCAGGGCAATATGGAGATGCTTAATGACAAGCTGAGGAAGAGTGCCCAGCAG GTTGACCAACTTACCAACGAGCTCCAGGCTGAACGCACCACGTCCCAAAAGAACGAGAGCGCCAGACAGTTGATGGAGAGGCAGAATAAAGAGCTGAAAGCTAAACTCCAGGAGATGGAGAGCCAAGTCAAATCCAAATTTAAGTCCTCCATCACTGCTCTTGAGGCCAAAGTGGCACAACTGGAGGAACAACTTGAGCAGGAGAGCAG AGACAAGCAGAACACGGCAAAGGCAGTTCGCCAGAAGGATAAGAAACTCAAGGATTTGATGCTCCAAGTGGAAGATGAACGAAAACAAGCAGAACAATATAAAGACCAG GCGGATAAGGCGAATGCTCGTGTTAAACAGCTGAAGAGGCAGTTGGAAGAGAGCGAGGAAGAGTCCCAGCGAATCACCGCAGCCCGTAGAAAGCTTCAGAGAGAGCTGGATGAGGCCACAGAAGCCAATGATACCATGAGCCGTGAGGTCACTTCCCTCAAGAGCAAACTCAG GCGAGGCAACGATCCATCATCCTTCAGCAGTACACCGAGGCGCACAGGTGGTAGCAGACGGGGAATGATTGACAGCTCAGATGCTGCAGAGGATGATGCGGACATGCAGGGCGACCACAATGGAACCAAATCTAGTGAATAG
- the myh11a gene encoding myosin-11a isoform X4, which yields MTKKTLSEDEKFLFTDRDFINSSVAQADWSAKKLVWIPSEKHGFESASIKEERGDEVLVELVDNGKKITVNKDDIQKMNPPKFSKVEDMAELTCLNEASVLHNLRERYYSGLIYTYSGLFCVVVNPYKMLPIYSEKIIDMYKGKKRHEVPPHIYSITDNAYRNMMQDREDQSILCTGESGAGKTENTKKVIQYLAVVASSHKGKKDTSAQHTGQQFAYGELEKQLLQANPILEAFGNAKTIKNDNSSRFGKFIRINFDVTGFIVGANIETYLLEKSRCIRQAKTERAFHIFYYMVAGAKDKLREELLLENFSNYRFLSAGHVQIPGNQDDEMYEETMEAMDIMGFTVEERTDVLKVVSTVLQLGNIEFKKERNQEQATMPDNTAAQKVCHLQGINVTDFTRAILTPRIKVGREVVQKAQTKEQADFAIEALAKAMYERLFRWILLRVNKALDKTKRQGASFLGILDIAGFEIFEDNSFEQLCINYTNEKLQQLFNHTMFILEQEEYQREGIEWNFIDFGLDLQPCIELIERPNNPPGILALLDEECWFPKATDVSFVEKLCNTHVNHTKFAKPKQLKDKTEFSVFHYAGRVDYNSIAWLTKNMDPLNDNVTALLNNSSNPFVQDLWKDADRVVGLETIAKMSDSFAPGASKTKKGMFRTVGQLYKESLAKLMTTLHNTQPNFVRCIIPNHEKRAGKLEAHLVLEQLRCNGVLEGIRICRQGFPNRIVFQEFRQRYEVLAPSAIPKGFMDGKQACCLMIKHLDLDPNLYRIGQSKIFFRTGVLAQLEEERDLKITVIIIAFQAQARGFLARKAFAKRQQQLTAMKVIQRNCAAYLKLRNWQWWRLFTKVKPLLQVTRQEEEMSLKEEELHRAKESAQKFETELKDVSVKHAQLMDERNQLQEKLQAETELYAEAEEMRVRLASKKQELEEILHEMEARLEEEEDRGAALQLEKKKMHDQIKDLEEHLEEEEDARQKLQLEKVTCDAKIKKLEDDILMMEDHNNKLQKERKLLEERVADFSSNLAEEEEKSKNLTKLKNKHESMISELEVRLKKEEKTRQELEKAKRKLEGESNDLQEQIADLQAQIADLKAQLAKKEEELQAALARLEDETAQKNNALKKIRELEGHISDLQEDVESERAARNKAEKTKRDLGEELEALKSELEDTLDTTATQQELRAKREQEVTLLKKAMEEESRVHEAQVQEMRQKHTQAFEELTEQLEQSKRVKSNLEKAKQALEKETSELHVEIRSLTQSKQDVENKRKKVEGQLADLQSRFNDSERQKAELGDRVSKITVELESVTNLLNEAEGKNIKLNKDVASLTSQVQDTQELLAEETRQKLQFSTKLRQMEDDRNALQEQLEEESEAKRNVERQVSTLNIQLADFKKKLDEVSGNVELLEEGKKRLQRDLEAANTQFEEKAAAFDKLEKTKNRLQQELEDTLMDLDNQRQLVSNLEKKQKKFDQMLAEEKSISNKYADERDRAEAEAREKETKALSLAKALEEAQESREELERANKALRAEMEDLVSSKDDVGKSVHELEKSKRGLEAQVEEMKTQLEELEDELQAAEDAKLRLEVNMQALKAQFERDLQGRDEQGEEKKRQLIKQVRELETELEDERKQRTLIAASKKKMEGDIKDLEGQVETSNKGREEAIKQLRKLQAQMKDFQRELDDARAAREEVLSSAKESERKAKTLEAELLQMHEDLAAAERAKKQAEAERDELADELASNASGKSALADEKRRLEAKIQQLEEELEEEQGNMEMLNDKLRKSAQQVDQLTNELQAERTTSQKNESARQLMERQNKELKAKLQEMESQVKSKFKSSITALEAKVAQLEEQLEQESRDKQNTAKAVRQKDKKLKDLMLQVEDERKQAEQYKDQADKANARVKQLKRQLEESEEESQRITAARRKLQRELDEATEANDTMSREVTSLKSKLRGNPEPTQ from the exons ATCGAGAGGACCAGTCTATTCTTTGCAC TGGAGAATCAGGTGCTGGGAAGACAGAAAACACCAAGAAAGTCATCCAGTATTTGGCTGTAGTGGCCTCGTCCCACAAAGGCAAGAAAGACACAAGCGCT CAACATACAGGACAACAGTTTGCCTAT GGTGAGCTGGAAAAGCAACTACTGCAGGCCAATCCAATTCTAGAGGCCTTTGGTAATGCCAAGACCATCAAGAATGACAACTCTTCCCGATTC GGCAAATTTATCCGCATTAACTTTGATGTGACAGGTTTCATAGTTGGAGCCAACATAGAGACCT ATCTGTTAGAGAAATCTCGTTGTATCAGACAAGCAAAAACTGAAAGAGCTTTCCACATCTTCTACTACATGGTAGCTGGAGCAAAGGACAAATTACGCG AGGAGCTTTTGCTTGAAAACTTCAGCAACTACCGTTTCCTCTCGGCTGGCCATGTCCAGATTCCAGGCAACCAGGATGATGAAATGTATGAAGAAACCATGGAGGCCATGGATATCATGGGCTTCACTGTTGAAGAAAGAACAG ATGTCCTCAAAGTTGTCTCAACTGTGCTTCAGTTGGGTAACATTGAGTTCAAAAAAGAGAGGAACCAGGAACAGGCTACCATGCCAGACAACACAG CCGCCCAGAAAGTTTGCCATCTCCAAGGCATTAATGTGACAGACTTCACAAGAGCCATTCTGACGCCACGCATTAAAGTGGGTCGTGAGGTTGTGCAGAAGGCCCAAACCAAAGAACAG GCTGATTTTGCCATTGAAGCTTTAGCTAAAGCCATGTATGAACGTTTGTTCCGTTGGATCCTTCTAAGAGTTAATAAGGCACTGGACAAGACAAAACGTCAAGGTGCCTCATTCCTTGGGATCTTGGACATTGCTGGCTTTGAGATCTTTGag GACAATTCCTTTGAGCAGCTCTGCATCAACTACACCAACGAGAAGCTTCAGCAGCTGTTCAACCACACCATGTTCATCCTGGAGCAGGAAGAGTACCAGCGTGAAGGCATCGAATGGAACTTTATTGACTTTGGGCTGGATCTGCAACCTTGCATCGAGCTCATTGAAAGGCCG AACAATCCTCCAGGCATCCTGGCTCTGCTGGATGAAGAGTGTTGGTTTCCAAAGGCAACAGATGTTTCCTTCGTGGAGAAACTTTGTAACACTCATGTTAATCATACTAAGTTTGCTAAACCTAAGCAACTGAAGGACAAGACGGAATTCTCTGTGTTTCACTATGCTGGACGG GTGGACTACAATTCCATAGCTTGGCTGACCAAGAACATGGACCCCTTAAATGACAACGTTACAGCGCTGCTCAATAATTCCTCCAATCCATTTGTGCAAGATCTGTGGAAAGATG CTGACCGTGTGGTTGGATTGGAAACCATTGCCAAAATGTCAGACAGCTTTGCACCTGGTGCCTCTAAGACCAAGAAGGGCATGTTCCGTACTGTGGGCCAGCTTTACAAAGAGTCTTTGGCCAAACTAATGACCACACTGCACAACACGCAGCCAAACTTTGTCCGTTGCATTATCCCTAACCATGAGAAACGG GCAGGAAAGTTGGAGGCCCACCTGGTGCTTGAACAGTTGAGATGCAATGGTGTGCTAGAGGGCATTCGTATCTGCCGCCAGGGATTCCCTAACAGAATTGTCTTCCAAGAGTTCAGACAGCG ATATGAGGTCTTGGCACCAAGTGCTATTCCAAAGGGTTTCATGGATGGCAAGCAAGCCTGCTGTCTGATG ATCAAGCACCTGGACCTGGACCCAAATCTGTACCGTATTGGTCAGAGCAAAATCTTCTTCCGCACAGGAGTCCTGGCCCAGCTTGAAGAGGAGCGTGACTTGAAGATCACAGTCATAATCATTGCCTTCCAGGCACAGGCCAGGGGATTCCTAGCTAGAAA GGCCTTTGCTAAGAGGCAGCAACAGCTAACAGCTATGAAGGTGATCCAGAGGAACTGTGCTGCTTATCTGAAACTCAGGAACTGGCAATGGTGGAGACTCTTCACCAAG GTGAAGCCTCTCCTCCAGGTGACACGCCAAGAAGAGGAGATGAGTCTAAAGGAGGAGGAGCTCCATAGAGCCAAAGAATCTGCTCAAAAATTTGAGACAGAGCTAAAAGACGTTTCAGTGAAACATGCACAG CTTATGGATGAAAGGAACCAGCTCCAGGAGAAGCTGCAGGCTGAGACAGAGCTCTACGCTGAGGCAGAGGAAATGAGAGTACGGTTAGCTAGCAAAAAGCAAGAACTTGAGGAGATCTTGCATGAGATGGAGGCCAggttggaggaggaggaggatcgTGGTGCAGCCTTACAACTGGAAAAGAAGAAAATGCACGATCAGATCAAA gaTCTTGAGGAACATCTTGAGGAGGAAGAAGATGCTCGTCAGAAGTTGCAACTGGAGAAGGTTACTTGTGATGCCAAGATCAAGAAGCTAGAAGATGATATCTTGATGATGGAGGACCACAACAACAAATTGCAGAAG GAGAGGAAGCTTCTAGAAGAAAGGGTAGCAGACTTTAGCTCAAACCttgctgaagaagaagaaaaatccaAAAACCTGACAAAGCTGAAGAATAAGCATGAGTCAATGATCTCAGAATTGGAGg TGCGCTTGAAGAAAGAGGAAAAGACTCGACAGGAGCTGGAAAAAGCCAAGAGAAAGTTGGAGGGTGAGTCAAATGACCTTCAGGAGCAGATTGCTGACCTTCAAGCTCAGATTGCTGATCTGAAAGCCCAGCTTGCTAAAAAAGAGGAGGAGCTTCAGGCTGCACTGGCACG ATTGGAGGATGAGACAGCTCAGAAAAACAATGCACTGAAGAAAATTAGAGAGCTGGAGGGACACATCTCAGATCTTCAGGAGGATGTAGAATCAGAGCGGGCTGCCCGGAATAAGGCTGAAAAAACCAAGAGAGACTTGGGAGAAGAGCTTGAAGCCCTCAAATCAGAGCTGGAGGACACACTGGACACCACAGCCACTCAGCAGGAGCTCAG GGCCAAACGTGAGCAGGAGGTGACTCTTTTGAAGAAAGCCATGGAGGAGGAGAGTCGTGTCCATGAGGCCCAGGTGCAGGAGATGAGACAGAAACATACCCAAGCTTTTGAGGAGCTTACAGAGCAGCTGGAGCAGTCCAAGAGA GTAAAGTCAAACCTGGAAAAAGCCAAGCAAGCTTTGGAGAAGGAAACATCAGAGCTCCATGTGGAGATCCGTTCTCTTACTCAGAGCAAACAGGATGTGGAAAACAAGAGGAAGAAGGTGGAAGGACAGCTTGCTGACCTGCAGTCTCGTTTCAATGATAGTGAGAGGCAGAAAGCCGAGCTGGGAGATCGGGTCTCTAAAATCACT GTGGAACTAGAGAGTGTTACCAACCTTCTTAATGAAGCAGAGGGGAAGAACATCAAACTTAACAAGGATGTGGCTAGCTTAACTTCTCAAGTGCAAGATACACAG GAGTTGCTGGCTGAAGAGACGAGACAAAAACTCCAGTTCTCCACCAAACTACGTCAAATGGAGGATGACCGTAATGCCCTTCAGGAGCAGCTTGAGGAAGAATCGGAAGCAAAGAGGAATGTGGAGAGGCAGGTTTCGACACTGAACATTCAG CTCGCTGACTTTAAGAAGAAGCTGGATGAGGTGTCAGGTAATGTTGAACTTTTAGAAGAAGGCAAGAAGCGGCTGCAGAGAGACCTGGAGGCTGCCAATACTCAGTTTGAGGAGAAGGCAGCAGCTTTCGACAAGCTTGAGAAGACCAAGAACAGACTGCAACAGGAGCTTGAGGACACGCTGATGGATTTGGACAACCAGAGACAGCTGGTGTCCAACCTTGAGAAGAAACAGAAGAAGTTTGATCAG ATGCTTGCTGAAGAGAAGAGCATCTCTAATAAGTATGCAGATGAGCGAGATCGCGCAGAGGCCGAGgccagagagaaagagaccaaAGCTCTTTCTTTAGCCAAAGCTCTTGAAGAAGCCCAAGAATCCCGTGAGGAGCTCGAAAGAGCCAATAAAGCCCTTCGTGCTGAAATGGAGGACCTGGTCAGCTCCAAAGATGATGTGGGCAAGAGT GTACATGAGCTTGAGAAGTCCAAACGTGGCCTGGAGGCTCAGGTAGAAGAGATGAAGACTCAGTTGGAAGAGCTGGAGGATGAATTACAGGCTGCAGAAGATGCCAAACTGCGCCTGGAAGTCAACATGCAGGCTCTGAAGGCCCAGTTTGAGCGAGATCTCCAGGGCAGAGATGAGCAAGGGGAGGAGAAGAAGAGGCAGTTGATCAAACAG GTGCGTGAGCTGGAAACTGAACTCGAAGATGAGCGTAAGCAAAGAACTCTAATAGCTGCTTCCAAGAAAAAAATGGAGGGAGACATAAAGGACCTTGAGGGCCAAGTTGAGACATCTAACAAGGGACGAGAAGAGGCGATCAAGCAGCTCCGCAAGCTCCAG GCTCAAATGAAAGACTTCCAAAGAGAGCTTGATGATGCTCGAGCTGCCAGGGAGGAAGTTTTATCCAGTGCCAAGGAGAGTGAGAGGAAGGCCAAGACTTTGGAGGCTGAACTTCTGCAGATGCATGAG GACTTGGCTGCAGCTGAGAGGGCTAAAAAGCAAGCTGAAGCTGAGAGAGATGAACTGGCTGACGAGTTGGCCAGCAATGCATCTGGAAA ATCTGCACTGGCTGATGAGAAGAGACGGTTGGAAGCGAAGATTCAACAGCTGGAGGAAGAGCTGGAGGAGGAGCAGGGCAATATGGAGATGCTTAATGACAAGCTGAGGAAGAGTGCCCAGCAG GTTGACCAACTTACCAACGAGCTCCAGGCTGAACGCACCACGTCCCAAAAGAACGAGAGCGCCAGACAGTTGATGGAGAGGCAGAATAAAGAGCTGAAAGCTAAACTCCAGGAGATGGAGAGCCAAGTCAAATCCAAATTTAAGTCCTCCATCACTGCTCTTGAGGCCAAAGTGGCACAACTGGAGGAACAACTTGAGCAGGAGAGCAG AGACAAGCAGAACACGGCAAAGGCAGTTCGCCAGAAGGATAAGAAACTCAAGGATTTGATGCTCCAAGTGGAAGATGAACGAAAACAAGCAGAACAATATAAAGACCAG GCGGATAAGGCGAATGCTCGTGTTAAACAGCTGAAGAGGCAGTTGGAAGAGAGCGAGGAAGAGTCCCAGCGAATCACCGCAGCCCGTAGAAAGCTTCAGAGAGAGCTGGATGAGGCCACAGAAGCCAATGATACCATGAGCCGTGAGGTCACTTCCCTCAAGAGCAAACTCAG AGGCAATCCTGAACCCACACAGTGA